The Sesamum indicum cultivar Zhongzhi No. 13 linkage group LG2, S_indicum_v1.0, whole genome shotgun sequence genome contains a region encoding:
- the LOC105156244 gene encoding 10 kDa chaperonin, mitochondrial, which produces MAKRLIPTLNRVLVEKIVPPSKTTAGILLPEKSSKLNSGKVVAVGPGLRDKAGNNIPVAVKEGDTVLLPEYGGTQVKLGEKEYHLYRDEDILGTLHD; this is translated from the exons ATGGCTAAACGCTTGATCCCAACGCTGAACAGAGTGCTTGTGGAGAAAATCGTCCCTCCTTCCAAAACCACAGCGGGTATTCTCCTTCCAGAAAAGTCATCCAAG TTGAACTCTGGGAAAGTGGTTGCTGTTGGACCTGGGCTGCGGGACAAAGCTGGGAATAACATCCCAGTTGCTGTTAAAGAAGGTGATACTGTTCTCTTGCCTGAATACGGCGGAACACAAGTCAAATTGGGTGAAAAAGA GTATCATTTGTATAGAGACGAAGATATCTTGGGGACTCTGCATGACTGA
- the LOC105156245 gene encoding SEC12-like protein 2 — protein sequence MGKGNKSEDESSCQKYGVPLYGAAWVPPAAAVKEDSAAESETPASDTVNRHVVLAGGGGEGHSGIPNAILLSAFDFESNSLSDQPVAKHGTASDLPYRIAVHPGGEGVICSFPKSCRWFEWESDTSTDKHTLSLKRSEKVLEQLEDVGQQLAMTFNDDGSLLAVGGEDGKLRVFKWPAMESTLSEAKAHNSVKDLDFSPDAKFLVSVGSGPGRIWNVATSTSVASLPKENDEIFGFCRFSRTTDTDQVLYITAMRDKGGSILKWNTTSWKRISSTHVVRDPVSAFNVSPDGKLLAIGTIQGDIFIISSASMRLQTVVRKAHLGLVTALAFSRDSRALVSASLDSSARVTLIKDKKKDGMSVWIILLIILLAVAVYYVTSKKP from the exons ATGGGGAAGGGCAACAAAAGCGAAGACGAATCGAGCTGCCAGAAGTACGGCGTCCCACTCTACGGCGCAGCGTGGGTTCCACCCGCTGCCGCCGTGAAGGAAGATAGCGCTGCCGAATCGGAAACTCCCGCTTCCGACACTGTGAACCGCCACGTCGTCCTAGCCGGAGGTGGCGGAGAAGGCCACAGCGGAATACCGAACGCCATCCTCCTCTCAGCCTTTGATTTTGAATCCAATTCCTTATCTGATCAGCCT GTGGCAAAACATGGAACCGCTAGCGATCTGCCATACAGAATTGCCGTGCATCCTGGAGGAGAAGGTGTTATTTGTTCATTTCCCAAAAGCTGCAG ATGGTTTGAATGGGAGTCAGACACAAGCACAGATAAGCATACTTTGAGTTTGAAACGATCTGAGAAAGTCCTTGAGCAATTGGAAGATGTTGGACAACAATTGGCTATGACCTTCAATGATGACGGAAGTTTGCTTGCTGTGGGTGGTGAG GATGGCAAGTTAAGGGTTTTTAAGTGGCCAGCAATGGAAAGTACTCTCAGTGAGGCCAAAGCTCATAATTCTGTGAAGGATTTAGATTTCAG CCCTGATGCGAAGTTTCTTGTCTCTGTTGGAAGTGGTCCAGGAAGAATTTGGAATGTTGCAACATCAACATCTGTAGCTTCTCTACCaaaggaaaat GATGAGATTTTTGGCTTTTGTCGATTCTCACGGACTACTGACACAGATCAGGTTCTGTATATAACAGCAATGCGAG ATAAAGGTGGTAGTATCTTGAAGTGGAACACTACTTCATGGAAAAGGATAAGTTCAACACACGTTGTCCGGGATCCAGTTTCTGCTTTTAATGTGTCACCTGATGGAAAACTCCTTGCAAT AGGAACAATTCAAGGggacatttttattattagttcTGCCAGTATGCGGTTGCAGACTGTTGTCAGAAAAGCACATCTTGGCCTTGTAACAGCTTTAGCATTTTCACGAGATTCAAG GGCTCTGGTGTCTGCATCCCTAGACTCAAGTGCAAGAGTGACTTTGATCAAGGATAAGAAGAAAGATG GAATGAGCGTGTGGATCATTCTACTCATCATTTTACTGGCTGTAGCTGTATATTATGTGACAAGCAAGAAACCATAG